One stretch of Filifactor alocis ATCC 35896 DNA includes these proteins:
- a CDS encoding C40 family peptidase, whose protein sequence is MEKKLRRDFKERQKIKEEAKLLGKEYMDADEAGKLKHGDDYRGKIIHEKDRFQDKIHEKESKRNSKNELLQGSSKRKVKQLKNVVKDKETDTSKEDNKSPLVSGDENSVFTSLANDETIADEIVSAPKSIKTEKEISFEEQKAELLKKRKMAEKVRKELRTEGKYSQNEEIYDPLGKDLDNDGIIDRYDNDFRDSDYFESTYDVEDNLHTKEGITEHSNKKHNAQKKLYKRKNYSDKVYTRKKEDNHADDKTEGKKSSKEMIQGREKKKSAKGSVLSGLAKGSEAVRDYLSHGSDENQGVETGEKIADGNSKLLHGIKNYADKKKAKKSYNLSKKDYKIRKRKSKLEFREAKEELKKTKEYKQANAFKKFQKKKQMKSAIGKRNKSRLRDRIKESLIGTLKSSKEMLIRKAKGLMMIVIGLIILGTFIIQFAGTSMTGMINSTSGVLTTTYLSDQNVLSEINQQFSGLEEGLQDEISSVEENYPGYDEYLIEKEGEIGHNTHELLSYITSRCGEIKDSKEVQSIIHDIFTKMYDLSYREEIEIRYRTVTETYTDEDGNEHTESHEEAYEYKKLIVTLKKREMDSIVREIFAEYPDNVLHYEALLASKGNMETVFGSGNGNLSEIVDNPDFSNPGIAFDDVTVKALFNEAEKHIGKRYVFGANGPNNFDCSSFVCWSFTHSGVKNMPRTTAWGIYKTYCNPVSPSEAKAGDIIFFKNTYDSGSPISHVGIYAGNGMMIHAGDPIRFVSINTPYWREHFYGFGRVK, encoded by the coding sequence GTGGAAAAGAAATTAAGGCGAGATTTTAAGGAAAGGCAGAAAATCAAAGAGGAAGCAAAACTGTTAGGGAAAGAATATATGGATGCGGATGAAGCCGGTAAATTAAAGCATGGCGATGATTACCGAGGGAAAATTATTCACGAGAAAGACCGATTTCAGGATAAGATCCACGAAAAGGAAAGCAAAAGAAATTCCAAGAATGAGCTTTTGCAAGGAAGTTCCAAAAGAAAGGTGAAACAGCTTAAAAATGTTGTAAAAGACAAGGAAACAGATACCTCAAAAGAAGATAATAAATCCCCTCTTGTCTCCGGCGATGAAAACAGTGTTTTTACTTCCCTTGCAAATGATGAAACAATAGCCGATGAGATAGTTTCTGCACCGAAAAGCATAAAAACAGAAAAGGAAATCTCCTTTGAAGAACAAAAAGCCGAGCTTTTAAAGAAAAGAAAAATGGCTGAAAAAGTCAGAAAAGAGTTAAGAACGGAAGGAAAGTACAGTCAAAATGAAGAAATCTACGATCCTTTGGGAAAAGACCTTGATAATGATGGTATCATCGACAGGTATGACAATGACTTTAGAGACAGCGACTATTTTGAATCGACTTATGATGTGGAAGATAATCTTCATACCAAAGAAGGTATAACGGAACACTCTAACAAAAAGCACAATGCTCAAAAGAAGCTGTATAAACGAAAAAACTATTCGGATAAGGTCTATACAAGGAAAAAGGAAGACAATCACGCAGACGATAAGACGGAAGGGAAAAAGTCTTCCAAAGAGATGATTCAGGGCAGAGAAAAGAAAAAGTCTGCAAAGGGATCTGTTCTGTCAGGTTTAGCAAAAGGAAGTGAAGCGGTAAGGGATTACCTATCCCATGGCAGTGATGAAAATCAGGGTGTGGAAACCGGAGAAAAGATTGCAGACGGCAATTCAAAATTACTTCATGGGATAAAAAACTATGCCGATAAGAAAAAGGCTAAAAAAAGCTATAACCTAAGCAAAAAAGATTACAAGATACGAAAGCGTAAATCAAAATTGGAGTTTCGGGAAGCCAAAGAGGAATTAAAGAAAACAAAGGAATATAAGCAAGCAAATGCTTTTAAGAAGTTTCAAAAGAAAAAGCAGATGAAATCCGCTATTGGGAAACGAAATAAATCAAGGCTTAGAGATCGTATCAAAGAAAGTCTGATCGGAACACTGAAAAGCTCCAAAGAAATGCTGATACGAAAAGCAAAGGGACTTATGATGATTGTCATAGGTCTTATTATTTTGGGGACTTTTATCATTCAATTTGCAGGCACCTCCATGACCGGAATGATAAACTCTACAAGCGGCGTATTAACTACAACCTATCTTTCCGACCAAAATGTACTAAGTGAAATCAATCAACAGTTTTCGGGATTGGAAGAAGGTCTGCAAGATGAAATCAGTTCCGTAGAAGAAAATTATCCCGGCTATGATGAATATCTCATAGAAAAAGAGGGAGAAATCGGACACAACACCCATGAGCTTTTATCCTACATCACTTCAAGATGTGGAGAAATTAAGGATTCAAAGGAAGTTCAAAGTATCATCCATGACATTTTTACAAAGATGTATGATTTATCTTATCGAGAAGAAATTGAAATCAGATACAGGACGGTTACGGAAACATATACCGATGAAGATGGCAATGAGCATACCGAAAGTCATGAAGAAGCTTATGAGTATAAGAAGCTCATAGTAACACTGAAGAAAAGGGAAATGGACAGTATCGTAAGAGAAATCTTCGCAGAGTATCCCGATAATGTTCTTCACTATGAAGCCTTGCTTGCCTCTAAGGGAAACATGGAAACTGTCTTTGGAAGCGGAAACGGAAATTTATCGGAGATTGTAGACAATCCCGACTTTTCAAATCCGGGAATTGCCTTTGACGATGTAACGGTGAAGGCACTGTTTAACGAAGCGGAAAAGCATATCGGAAAGAGATATGTATTTGGGGCGAACGGGCCGAATAACTTCGACTGTTCGTCCTTTGTGTGCTGGAGTTTTACCCATTCGGGTGTCAAGAATATGCCACGAACAACCGCTTGGGGAATATAC